The Bernardetia sp. ABR2-2B DNA window GTTTGGGTTCTGGAAGTGCTGCTCGTTCGGTGTATTCGAATATTCCAATCACAACTTGGGGACAAACAAATGCCATCGAAAACACCTCTGACTTGTATGCTTCTCCCTATTCTTTGCCAATTCATGATATTTTTCAAAATTATCAAGATACTATTCTGATTGTTTCGGCAGAAGAAAAAAGTGTTTCTAGTCGTGCAGGTCATGCGCTTATGGAAACCAATCCTTTTGCACAAACTCGCTATGAACTGGCGCATTCAAATCTACAAAAATTAATTACAGCTTTAGAAAAAGGCGATACCAAAACATTTATTGAAGTAGTAGAAAATGAGGCTTTCGTGCTTCATGCACTCATGATGTGTAGTTCTCCTCCTTTTATCTTGATGGAAACAGGAACACTCACAATCATCAAAAAAATTCAAAAATTCAGAAAAGACAATAATATTCCTATCTGTTTTACACTTGATGCTGGTGCAAATGTACACGTCTTATATCCTAATAAATACAAAAACGAGTGTTTGGACTTTATAGAAAGAAAGCTAAAGCCGTTTTGTTTTGAAGGAAAATACCTAAAGGATCAGTTACCAGTAAATAGTAACCAGTAACCAGTTAATTTCAAATTCAATACACTTATTTGTATTGATAATTCAAAAGTATTATCCTGCCTTTCATCATAAAAATCATATAAATCATTTACCAATAACACCCAGTTGGTAGTTCGTAATTAAACCTTAATGAAATCTCCTTTTTTTAACTCAAAAATTCTACTTTTTGGCGAGTACGGCATCATTCACGAAGCAATGGGACTTGCTCTTCCTTACGATTTATTTCAAGGAAGATTAATTTTCAAAAACGTAACGCAAGTTTCTTCCAAAATTCTCCAATCCAACAAAGAATTAAGGACTTTTGCTGATTATCTAAAAAAACTCACAAAAGAAGAGGACTTTCCCATTGAATTTGATTTTACTTCCTTAAATTTTGATTTAGAACAAGGACTTTTCTTCGAATCTACCATTCCACAGGGCTTTGGAGTGGGGAGTTCTGGTTCGCTAACGGCTGCCATGTATCAGCGTTATGCACGTAAAAAGCTACCGATTGCTAATGGAGTTCCGACAACAGAAGAGATAAGTGACTTAAAAAAGGTTTTTGCTAGAATGGAAAGTCATTTTCACGGTTCTAGCTCTGGTTTTGACCCTCTGATTTGTTATTTGAATATGCCGTTGCTCATAAAAAGTAAAAAGCATATTGAAGTAACTCAAATTCCAGATTTTGAAGTCAATAAGAAAAATCCTAAAGAACCTAACAAAGGAGCAGTATTTTTACTCAATACAGGCAGACCACGCCGAACAGAACCGTTGGTCAATCTTTTCTTAGAAAAATGTAAAAATAAAGACTTTGCTGATGCTTGTCAGAATGAGTTTATTCCACTAAATAATGCTTGTATAGAAACCTTCTTGGCTAATGATTTAGAAGCTATGTTTAATAATTTGAGTGATTTATCTCATTTTCAATACAAAAACTTCCAGCCTATGATTCCGTCTTTATACCGTCCACTTTGGAAACATGGCTTACAAACAGATGATTATTACTTGAAACTCTGTGGCGCAGGTGGTGGAGGTTTTATTTTAGGTTTTACAAAAGACTTTGATAAAGTAAAACATCATTTTTCGCAGTATCAAGTGAGGGTGGTTTATGAGATTTGAGAATAATTATTACAATATTTTCTAAGTGAATAAAATAATCCAGAGAAATTTAATATGAGTATATATGATAGGTTATAAGGTACTAAAGTTTAGCTATTTACTGTTATTTCTATTATTGTGTAGTTGTACATATAAAGGATTTCCTTCTGTTTATAGATTACAGAATTTCGATGAATACGAAGAGAAAAGAGTTTTAATAGGAATTGATTCTAATTCTCTGACTTTAGGAGGTAAATACTATTATCCTATTTTCATTAATCGGTATAATAATAAGTACCCATGGGGATATGTACGATCTACTAAAGATACTGTATTCTTTATGTCTCAAAAAGGTTCTTCAGAACAAACTCTATTTGTAAATAATATTAATTCAATACATAAAGAAAATCTGATAATAGACGATTACTTTTCCATTGCACCAGAACCTTTTTCTACAAAAATGAATTTTACTCTCACAAGTAAAACTTATGATGAAAAATTAGATTCGGTTTACACTTATTCAGTCAAATATCTAATTGCTCCAGTATCTGATTATATATATTTAGAATGTATTAAATTTTCTCCTGTTAAAGGTTTAGTAAGTGTTACATTTCTAAATCCTTTCGGAGGAAAAAGTGAAATAAGAGTACGTTAAAATATTATTCCAGTGACTGATAAAGAATATGATATTATAACAGAAATAGTTGCACCAATTTATTTGGATATATTTTCTCTTTGTTATTGTGACGATATGGATGAAGAGGAAGAGGCTGAATTTTTTAATACTTTAGAAAAAATAGTGAATCGTCCTAACTTAAAAGATGAAGTCAGATTATTATTTGAAAGTTTTGAAATTGATAACTGGAGAATAAGAATAGTTTTGAGTTGGTTAAGTGCTGTCTTTGATTGGAAAGAATTTCAGCCTGATATAGCATCATTTATAACAAAACATAGTCGTATGGGTAATTCTGTTTATTTATACGTCATGTTGGAATTTAATAATGAGCAGAGTATCAAAAGCATGAAAAAATTTATTGATGAGAAAGCAGAAAATGTCAAAGTAGATGATCCTTACGGAGATGTCCATTTTGCAGAACAAATACTTTTGCTGCTGCAAGAAGATATAAATAGTAATAAAAATATTACTGAATACTTATTAGATTTGAAAAAATCTATGCTCAAAATAAGACGAAAGCTAAACATTGATATAAAGTAACTCAAAACTTCCCTAGATTTTCCTTAAATTTGTCTATACTCATCTTTTAGAAAAAAATAGACATTAATTTACGAATGAAAAAAATACTTATTGCAGGTGCAGCAGGTTTCTTGGGTTCTCATCTTTGCGACCGTTTTATTGCAGAAGGTTATTATGTTATCGGAATGGATAACCTTCTGACAGGAAATATCAAAAACATAGAACATCTTTTTGAACTTCCTAATTTCAAATTCTATCATCACGACATCACTACTTTTGTTCATGTTCCTGATGATTTGGATTATATCCTTCACTTTGCTTCTCCAGCTTCTCCGATTGATTATCTCAAAATGCCTATTCAAACACTCAAAGTTGGTGCATTGGGAACTCATAATCTTTTAGGACTTGCAAAAGCAAAAAAAGCTAGAATTTTGGTAGCTTCTACTTCTGAAATCTATGGCGACCCAGAAGTACATCCTCAAACAGAAGAATATTGGGGAAATGTAAATTCTGTTGGTCCTCGTGGAGTGTATGATGAAGCAAAACGCTTTTTAGAGTCTATCACAATGGCATATAACAAAGCACACGGAGTAGAAACTCGTATGATTCGTATTTTTAATACCTATGGACCTCGTATGCGACTAGATGACGGACGTGTGTTGCCTACTTTTATGCGTCAAGCAATTGAAGGAGAAGATTTGACTATTTTTGGAGATGGTTCTCAAACTCGCTCGTTTTGTTATGTAGATGATTTGGTAGAAGGAATATATCAACTTCTTTTGAGTGATTATGATTTGCCAATGAATATTGGAAACCCAAGTGAGATTTCGATGTCTGATTTTGCAGAAGAGATTATCAAACTGACAGGAACTTCTCAAAAAGTAGTCTATCACGATTTACCAAAAGATGATCCGAAACAGCGTTGTCCAGATATTACAAAGGCAAAAAATATCTTAGGTTGGACTCCAAAAATTGATCGTGCAGAAGGCTTGAAGAGAACGTATAAATTCTTTAAGGAAATATTAGATAAAAAAGCTGCTGATAATTCAGTAAAAGCATAATCTTTATAAAAAATGTATTAAAAATTTAATCTAACATTTTTAATGCAACATCAGTTTTGATTCTTTCGTCGTATATTTAGGCGAAAGAATCATTTTTTATAGTCTAATTTTTCAAGGAAAATAAAATAACTCATTAGTCATCATGACAAATAAAAAAATAATAGATAGTATCAGTATCAAAATTTTAGCTTTTCTTTTTGTAGGATTATTTTTTCTTACAGGTTGTTTTGCAGAACCTGATTATCCAGTTGTTCCTCAAATTACCTTTGTAGATATAGAAAACTTACAGAGTCAAGCAAGAGCAAATACAGATTCAGTAATTATTACTTTGTTTTTT harbors:
- a CDS encoding mevalonate kinase, which encodes MKSPFFNSKILLFGEYGIIHEAMGLALPYDLFQGRLIFKNVTQVSSKILQSNKELRTFADYLKKLTKEEDFPIEFDFTSLNFDLEQGLFFESTIPQGFGVGSSGSLTAAMYQRYARKKLPIANGVPTTEEISDLKKVFARMESHFHGSSSGFDPLICYLNMPLLIKSKKHIEVTQIPDFEVNKKNPKEPNKGAVFLLNTGRPRRTEPLVNLFLEKCKNKDFADACQNEFIPLNNACIETFLANDLEAMFNNLSDLSHFQYKNFQPMIPSLYRPLWKHGLQTDDYYLKLCGAGGGGFILGFTKDFDKVKHHFSQYQVRVVYEI
- a CDS encoding UDP-glucuronic acid decarboxylase family protein, with amino-acid sequence MKKILIAGAAGFLGSHLCDRFIAEGYYVIGMDNLLTGNIKNIEHLFELPNFKFYHHDITTFVHVPDDLDYILHFASPASPIDYLKMPIQTLKVGALGTHNLLGLAKAKKARILVASTSEIYGDPEVHPQTEEYWGNVNSVGPRGVYDEAKRFLESITMAYNKAHGVETRMIRIFNTYGPRMRLDDGRVLPTFMRQAIEGEDLTIFGDGSQTRSFCYVDDLVEGIYQLLLSDYDLPMNIGNPSEISMSDFAEEIIKLTGTSQKVVYHDLPKDDPKQRCPDITKAKNILGWTPKIDRAEGLKRTYKFFKEILDKKAADNSVKA
- a CDS encoding diphosphomevalonate decarboxylase encodes the protein MNFSVTDNDFFKETSLLSKEEKKGTVIHKSPSNIALIKYWGKHGVQLPNNPSLSFTLTNAFTETKLHYQTKAENESKSEISLEFWFENKKNEKFEQKIHKFLESLLPTQPFLGFVHLKIYSQNSFPHSAGIASSASSMATLALCLCDLEKQLLNTLENKEEFYQKASYLARLGSGSAARSVYSNIPITTWGQTNAIENTSDLYASPYSLPIHDIFQNYQDTILIVSAEEKSVSSRAGHALMETNPFAQTRYELAHSNLQKLITALEKGDTKTFIEVVENEAFVLHALMMCSSPPFILMETGTLTIIKKIQKFRKDNNIPICFTLDAGANVHVLYPNKYKNECLDFIERKLKPFCFEGKYLKDQLPVNSNQ